The genome window CTAAGAAGAAGAGTTTGTCCTTGGATACCcatgaatgaaattaaaaacaagacttaagttttggttttgtcaaaGGGTGATACAAAGATCTGCATAGTAAATATATTCAACTGTGGCAATGTACGTTTCCCTTTCAGCACTGATAGCTCAGACTAGACATTAAGGGCTGCCAAAGGGGATCACAGCACTGCAACTACCAGCTGAATCACACAGTTGCACCAAATGTTCAGTAGGTTTGTTAATTAACTAACTAgctaaaacagcaaaacatttctCCTCAAAGCTTATAAAACTGTGTTGGCCTCATCATAAGGGTTCCAGACCATTCCTGAATGCAGCAATTGAGGGCAAGGACAACATAACTATAAGTGCTTACCTTCTCAAGCAGGCCCCTGCTTCCAGTTTGTGGAGAGCCACACGTTCTCGGTCGGGGTAACCGCTGCTAACGCTGCCACCTCAGTCTCAGAAACTCCTTACGGAGGCTGAGTGCTGGACTTTCAGCCTCGCCCTTCAGGCACAGGCTGTCCTCAGCAAACTCCTGGAAGCGTCACTATTTATCTAAAGTTCTTCAAGTAATTTATAAGGTAATAAAGCAGCATTATCAATACACAGGGTTAAGCTAATATTTTTAGAAGCATTGACTCTGCACGTCTGGTTCAGACCTTTAGAccccaaaccagaaaaatcagTCTCTCCACTTTTATGTAGATTATTTGATTTTCACAAGACTGTAAGTACATATTGGGAACTCACATATTTGAGAGGTCTGGATCGTAAAGCCCAGTATGGTGGCCCAtatttccaaccaaaataattttcctttaatactTTACCCGTGCTTTTTAGAGTCATTGCCTAAGCTCTTCAGCAAATTTTGCCAGGTGTACAGAGTAGATCTTACaagcaaaccccaaacaactgTATTGATCTCACTGAAATTTTTGCAGACTGTGTGCTTTGTTCTCAGTGCTACATATGAAACTCTAGGGTAAGATATTGCCACATACCAAAATAAATGGGTTTGTAATCCTCTCAGGGCTTTTTGGCTTGGTGAGCAATGCTGAAGGAACAGCACCTGTAGCACCCACTGACTGGCTGAGGATTGAAGACTTCCACTCGGCGCTGGGTGTTGGTCTCCTGGGACTGATTGACATCACGCTCAAGCTTCTGCCACTTCTGAAAAAAGCTGAGGGAAGAGTAGTCAATCTAATCAATGCCAAAGGCCTCATGGCTTTTGTAGGGGGTGGCTACAGCCTGTCCAAGTGGGGCATGGAAGCTTTCTCTGACACCTTACGGTGAGTAGCTAGAAATACATGCCTGAATCTAAGAACAGATTCCAGATGTGCTCAGGAAGAGTGTCTGTATGTTTGCCGCTCTCATCTTCTCTCTGGAAATCTTGCCtaaagggggaaaggaaaacaacaggATATTGGTCACTTGTTTGGGATTTCAATCTCCAGTACTATGAACAGACCCGCTCGGAAAATGCACTGGGAAATACTTTCATATCCTGGAGAAATCGCTAACATGCAACTTTCGGGCATGAGAATCCACTGGGTACACGAAAGTAAATCAACAGTATAACCTGGTCAGACACCTGGAGATTCCTGGGCAAGTTGTACTTACCCATTTACAACCCATTTTATTCTGGTCTAATGCTCCACAACAATCTGAGCTGGTAGATTCCAGGCAGCAACCACATTAACAAAGATACTTGTACCTTCTGAAAATTAAGCTGAGCACACTTAATTTAAGCCAGTTGTGTTGTACTGCCTTGAGAAGGCTAAGGCCTAGCCCAGTGAGTGAAGTCTTCACCAGCACTAGGAAAGATGGTTGCAAAACATTATGAATGCTTACATAAGGAAAGTATAGACCCCAAGAAAATATAATATAACTAAGGGCTAATGTACACGTGATTCATTCCTTTGCACACTTTGAAATGTAGTTGCCTGAGTTTCTTGAGCTGCCCAGCAAGACAAAGAAGTCATTTTCATCCCAAAGGAGTTGCCCTGCAACTCAAAATTACACAGAGGGGGAACTACACTACCAGAAAACATGCTAACCTTTATTTCACTAACATTTAATCACTTGACCATAACCATTTAATTATATGATGGAGAACAAAGTTCTAATTCAATAGAAAATTTTTGCTCACTGTTACTTTTTCCCAGGCACTTTAATAATCTGTTTCTGCTGGAAGCTGAAATGATGCAACAGTTTTGAAAGAGTCAAAAGTTTAGTTTGATAATACACAGCTAAGATGCAGCTGGCTGTGGTGTCCTATGCATCAGTCTGACATAAACCACACAGGAAGCTGTGAATCTACCTgacactgctttttttcctcagagttAATTGTCTCCTGCACTTTTACAGGACAGGTACATTGCTACAAAGTCAATTTTAACACCTCAAAATTATTCTGACATTTGAAGATAAGAATCAAAGTCTCAAATATTCATTTATGTGACAGACTTTCAACTTACTTATGTTTAGTGGTTATGCCATAACTGGGTGTTCAGGGATGGttattgttgtgttttttttttccctctaggAGAGAGATGCAGCATTTTGGAGTGAAAGTAAGCATTGTTGAGCACAGTTTCTTTAAGGCAGGAGTAGTTACTTCAGATGTCATTGAGAGAGACGTCTTAAGACTTTGGAACAGACTGACTCCTGAAATCAGGGACTCCTATggagaaaaatactttgttgAATGTAAGTAGAAAAGGTACTGTATGAAAGTTCAGGGGGAATTTATCAATATAGATAAATACCTGAAGTGAGGCTGTAAAGACAAAAGAGACAGGGTGTTTTAAGTGGTGCCCACAGACAGGACCTGAGGCAATGGGCACACCCTGAAACACAAGTTGTTCCtgctgaacatcaggaaacattttttactgtgagggtgactaagcagtggcacaggttgcccagggaagttgatAAGTCTCCAACCTTAGAGATACTCAAAAGATGTCTGGACGTGGTCTGGGTCAACTTGGTCTAAGCGACACAGGTTGAGCAGGGGAGGTTGgaccagaggtcccttctaacctcaaccaatctgtgattctgtgaacgtTTGCTGGACTTCATTAATATACGTTAAGAACCCGTTGCTAGCTGTTCTGCACTATGTGTATCTAAGATGAGGCCTGTGTTAGTTTCTGTATGAGACTGGTGAGATATGATGTCATGCTACCATCCTTAGTCACCCCATACTTAGAGCTTGAATGCCCAAGGGGAATGAACTGCTATGACCATATGCTAAGTTTATGACTTAGTGATATCTGTGAAGTTGTGCTGCGTCATGCTACACTGACCGTAGGGAGCATCTGGCTCACAATATGGGCCACAGTGGTTTCTCTTTACTGGGCTTTTGGGTGTTCTTCAGCCTTTCTGGTCTCTGCTCTGCTGTAGCTATACTGCTCTCAGAACTTGAGTCAGTAGTTCAAAGAAAGCCTGAAGCTGTAGCCAAACCTTCAAACATAAATAATCGTCTCACAGACAACGTTGCATATAAATgctttcagctttattttcttctttgcagatATAAAAGCTCAAAGATCATCAGTGAAAAGCCTGTGTGACACTGATATTTCTAAGGTCATAAAATGCCTGGAACATGCCCTGATGGCAAAGTACCCCAGGACACGATATGGAGCTGGATGGGATGCAAAGTTATTTTGGCTGTTTCTGTCCTATGCCCCAAGCTGTTTATCTGACATGCTGCTGTGTATGATgtttccagctccagcagctacTGGGAAATCTCATCCTGGAGTTCTAATTAACATCTAGTATTAAACCAATATCAGCTCTgtggaaataaatattctgtCAAAAGCAGAGGTCGTCTTCTTTATCACATATTAGACTGCTTAAATTCCTTTCAGAAGACATTTTCTCCACCCCTCCCCCCGCTCCGTCTTACCTGGAATTTCTGAGTTTGCAGACAGGCTTGTAAATCCAGCATGCTTTTGAAGGTAATTTTTTATGCTCAGAAATGTCACCTCTATAGGATCTGCATTCATAAAATATTCAGCTACAAAGTTGGTTAATACTACTcgcccaattaaaaaaaaaaagtaaataaaaccacaaaaatgatcagttTTTCAAGTAGACTTCATCAACATATAGGCTGCTAGTGAAAACGAAATGAAACAATGGCCTCACAGAACATCTATCTTATACTTGTATCTTACAGAATGTATTTAGTCAGATTTAGTTATCTATTTCATTGAGGGTTTGCTTATGGTCATATTCAGGAGTTGCTAAACTTCACAAGCTTCTGAAAGTAAGACATGAAATCAAATAATAACAAAGCCCAGTTATTGCAATATATTCTAAAAATTACCATTACAGTATTTGAACACATCTAATCACCTGACTGTTCAACTGTGTAGAGATAAAACACAAGCTATTTTACAGATATGCAATTACagcaaaaaatcaaaactacaTTGTAGTGCTACTACTCAAACACAGTATCCAaacttatattttaattttcttcctaatattaGTATATTTTATGaggcaaaatattaaaaacagtaTGCATTCACATTTCTTCCACCCTCAGTGTGCTTTTCAAGTTAAAAGGATGATTAATTCACTCATTAGATGAAACAGGTCTTTAGTGGATGTTACAGCAAATTATTTCGACTGTACAAAGAGCATGTTGAGAATGGCAAAATGTTAGCTGAGGTTACTGTGCCTCTTGTACACTATTTCTATCTGTTAAGCTGCTGATCAGAGGCTCACGAACTGGTGTTCCTAGAGATGTTAAAATTGAAGGGGTAAAGGTTTTATTTGCTAAAGAACTGTGCTGGTGATTAATCATTAATGTGCAATTCAATTAAGCTTACAAAAATACTCTGTGCAGGTCAGAACTCCAAACATAAGAAAAAGAGTTTCAtcactctgtgtgtgtgaggggggcgtgtgtgtgtgtgtttgtacacGTGCAAGAAAGGGACAGAATGTAAAAAGTGTTTAGTAACCTTTATTTCATTGAGGTTCTATTCTCTGGCAAATGGCTTCAAGAATAAATTTATTCTACTTCATTTCATGATAAATGCCTGCAAAGAGATAGTTCTGTCTATCTGGCCTGACAGCTGTAAAGCGAATGTGCATGAAAAACCTTAATGGTATAATTTGTCAGCCCCACAGTGGCAGATTACAGAGAGGTGCTGAAATCCCTAAAAATCAGCCTTCTTTGAAAGAGAATAAGTCCAGAACTCAAGAACCCAAGCAGGGACTGTTTTCATAAGGGAAAAAGAACACAagtgaaaaaatgaagttaagaATAGAATCTAAAGCTCCTGTTGAACAAAGTACCAAAAATTAGATTTTACATAATCAGAAGGGTGCATTGTGATATGCTACTGAGAGGAAGAGGCTCTGTTGAAGCTTAGGAATCCTTCACCATCAGGTACGTTAAACAATTAAATCTACATATTACCTAACTATACAGTGTCCCAGGTATGGTTTGCTTTTACATCTGAAAAGTTTAAATTcttataggggaaaaaaaggtcacTCTGATACATGGCTGACATATTAGCAGTTTTCTCCAAAATTCCTTCCAAATCTTTCTGTTGACAAAGCCTATTCATAAAACTGATTCTACTTTTTCTTGTGGTAAGCAGCTGGACCTTGCCTTCTCTCTTACAAAAACATTGTGAATACTTTCCTTAAGAACAGCAACCTGCCTTTCAAAGAAATCCTTTCTCACGGCCTTACAGATGCATATGCTGCATCCCAGATTCTAAGAAATTTTCTATGCTAAAGCACTCAGATATGAAAGTTAATTGAACTAAGGTTTAATCACTTACGTCAATACTACCTTGATAGTCAGTCtttcaaaatcaataataaGAGTTTCCTGTTTCAAGGACCAGCGTATTTCAGGTGTGTAATGGGGCAGTTTTCACACTTAGAGCGATATGATGTCAGTGGTGGGGTATCAAGAACTTTAGACAGTTGTGGGAAGCAGTAAGTACTATTCTTATTTGACTCTATCTAAAGCACTGTTGTTTTCATCTTAGAGTGCACTGAAGTCTCCACAACTGAAAAAAGTACAGAGAGCCTTGACACAAATTATGGAATAAGGATgtgataaaataataaatttatttgatttattcaGCAGCATCATTTTCCAGTTGTCTTTTCTAATCGAAGTACATTACAAAGGAATTATAAGCATTCTAATTAGAAATAGTATATATTTTGGGAACCCAGATGTAAAACAATCAAATAGCAGAAGTCTCAATGATTACAACTTTAGGAATCTTTAGATTATAAAAGTAGCTAGCCAGGAATGTTGAACAACACGTTCCTGCAGTGATACTCAGTTTCCTTAAATGGTTCATGTTGTGGAAACTGCCTTGGCTAATTTATAGAAAAGTTAATAAGATGTAAAGTATATTTCTGACTATAGAAATAACCAGATAACTACAAAGACTGCATTAGTAGAAATTGTTTCCCTTTCTATTAATGTCCACCTCAGGAAATAAATAgtcaataaaattaaattttcacattaaaaaaccTGAATAATTTCTTAAATGAACCAATATCTTTCATAGTTTGCTGTTTGGAAATAAGCTGTTGCAGAAATCTAGCTACTTCATTTAACAGTAAAAATTACTTCCAGAGACTCCAGCCAAGAACAGAGCAATTCCATTGATGAGCAAGAGAAAGGCCCATTAAATTTAGTACTTGTGGCACTGCAAATCTAAATATATCAGATCTTTTTAAGAACGCCATTAATGGAATAGTGTTAATGGGAACCTAGAGGAAAAACGTGTCTTATGAATTGAGAGGCAATTATTTTATCTCAGGCAGTAAAAATATTGTAGGAACAACATTTTGCACAGGTAACTATTCAGCATAATGATGCTGCACTGACTCCTCCATCTGTTGTTTAACACAAGATAAACAAAGACACCCTTTCTTACGTACAGTAGTATACAAAATAGGTGGTAAAGATGCCCAGTGCACCAGCAGAAGTTTCAAAAGGTGctgttataaatatatattctaaAGATCCTGTAAATCAGTGATGTCcctatatttgttttttttttttagtttaagcATTTATATAATGAATTTATCCCTAAAGATACAACCAATTCCATACAGATTTCTACTAGCAACATCACCAACAAGATAATCTttcaaaaatttacaaatgtaCAATATATTTATAACATTACTTTCAGACAGCTTCAGTGCAAAGATATACATATAGTACATCATGATAATTGTTCATAAAAATAGAAATTGGCATTTGTCCAAAAAAAAGGCATAGTTTCAACATACATCTCCAGCTATTGGCTAAAagatgtatatatttttataaagcatTTGAATGTGAACCTTACTCTTCtgtttataaaaaatatatgtgcaaATGGATGTGTCTAATTTTCCCTAAATCAGTTACCTAGTTATACCACAGAGTCCTCTTTAACAAGGTTGGCGGTATCTTTAAATGTATCCTCTGTTGCTGTATAAGCTAACGGTTGGTCTCGTTTCAGAGTAATCTTGGGAGGCAGtgaaggagaagggggaggTGCATTTTCTGTGTCCTGTTGCTGTTCCTTTTCCATCTGAAACAATAATGATAAAATCCAAGTTTACATTCTAATGTACAAAACATCCAACCTTAACTTTCAGGAACGTTAAATAAATATCCAAGTATTTTGCTAAAGCCAAATGTCATGGTATAGTTATTTCTGCAAATCACCGACTGTAACACAATTAAATGCTAATTTCACCTCAGATGGCACAGCTGAGTAAATATACTACTATAAACATCAGGACTTCTATTTTAATGCTCAATGTCAGGAGTAGCTCGCTATGTCTACATGCACATCCAT of Columba livia isolate bColLiv1 breed racing homer chromosome 7, bColLiv1.pat.W.v2, whole genome shotgun sequence contains these proteins:
- the LOC102090330 gene encoding retinol dehydrogenase 7, with amino-acid sequence MSPQNLSLSDSVHIVILASILSLIIYWLIRDSRRVRNLSGKHVFITGCDTGLGNSLAKWLDKRGFCVIAACSTVKGGQELRSCSSLSLKTVKLNLADPNSIARAVVFVTKETAGKGLFGLVSNAEGTAPVAPTDWLRIEDFHSALGVGLLGLIDITLKLLPLLKKAEGRVVNLINAKGLMAFVGGGYSLSKWGMEAFSDTLRREMQHFGVKVSIVEHSFFKAGVVTSDVIERDVLRLWNRLTPEIRDSYGEKYFVEYIKAQRSSVKSLCDTDISKVIKCLEHALMAKYPRTRYGAGWDAKLFWLFLSYAPSCLSDMLLCMMFPAPAATGKSHPGVLINI